The Lactuca sativa cultivar Salinas chromosome 2, Lsat_Salinas_v11, whole genome shotgun sequence genome includes a window with the following:
- the LOC111912226 gene encoding wall-associated receptor kinase-like 20: MHPQGPHCSFPFYSSIPRTSHAIFFGVPNSLKTTIFPEILIKQEVTSWLYILISNDPTNSKSPILSSYYLHSSVRMVMITMVILLVNAACVVAIQCPDCGKTPVPYPLSTTPTCGHQSYKIRCEMGVLKFDTINNTYPIISISPKNQRLLIRQSHLLPNTCVMADFVTQGIQLDTSLPFTIGLTNTVFFFNCTDAMGTVILDCTPTNICQAYQNFSPQMSMCRRAPPCCSFRKGSSTSLFSIPLNMEKCKAYSSFVNLNISMPVSKWPDPSVELMWAPPPEPPCSSEGHCDSTSTCKDAHDGNGTRRCFCKPKFRWNANSGQCAKDRKKVRAKRNLLLATAICSGVTIFVTIIFAISVFIRRQKIKIARQRLARERQEIVRPSGGGKSSKIFSSKEIKKATNNFSPTGLLGAGGFGEVYKGVLDDGTPVAVKCAKLGNTKSIDQVLNEVRILCQVNHKNLVHLLGCCVELKQPFLVYEYITNGSLHDHLHDRNKHPLTWSQRLAIAHDTAEGLAYLHFSASPPIYHRDIKSSNILLDERMRAKVADFGLSRLAQSDMTHVTTCAQGTLGYLDPDYYWNYQLTDKSDVYSFGVLLLEILTCQRAIDFGRPTDDVNLVAYVKRIVNEERLVDVIDPSLKIHATTLEIDAMKALGFLAISCLEERRENRPSMKEASEEIEYIMGIVATTSDHHGRDI; the protein is encoded by the exons ATGCATCCCCAAGGACCCCATTGCAGTTTTCCATTCTACTCTTCCATCCCAAGAACATCTCACGCCATCTTTTTTGGAGTACCCAATTCATTGAAAACAACCATCTTTCCggaaatactaattaaacaagaaGTCACAAGTTGGTTATACATATTAATATCCAATGATCCTACAAATAGTAAAtcgcctattttaagttcttattaCCTCCATTCTTCTGTAAGAATGGTGATGATAACAATGGTGATTTTGCTGGTAAACGCCGCTTGTGTGGTGGCAATCCAGTGCCCAGATTGCGGGAAGACTCCAGTCCCATATCCCCTCAGTACAACACCAACATGTGGCCACCAATCATACAAAATTCGATGTGAAATGGGTGTCTTAAAGTTTGATACAATCAATAACACTTACCCGATCATATCAATCTCCCCGAAAAACCAACGCCTGCTGATCAGACAATCTCATTTACTACCAAATACCTGCGTCATGGCCGATTTTGTCACCCAAGGGATTCAGCTCGACACTTCTTTACCCTTCACCATCGGCCTCACCAACACGGTGTTCTTCTTCAACTGTACGGATGCAATGGGTACTGTTATATTAGATTGCACACCGACAAACATTTGCCAAGCTTACCAGAACTTCTCACCTCAGATGTCCATGTGCCGGAGAGCTCCGCCTTGTTGTTCCTTCAGAAAAGGAAGCTCAACGAGCCTGTTTTCCATTCCGCTTAATATGGAAAAATGCAAGGCTTATTCAAGCTTCGTGAATCTAAACATCTCGATGCCAGTTAGCAAGTGGCCGGATCCTAGCGTGGAGTTGATGTGGGCGCCACCACCGGAGCCACCATGTTCGTCGGAGGGGCATTGTGACTCCACCTCTACTTGTAAGGACGCCCATGACGGCAATGGCACACGAAGGTGTTTCTGTAAACCTAAATTTCGTTGGAACGCAAACTCCGGCCAGTGTGCTAAAg ATCGCAAAAAGGTCAGAGCAAAACGGAACCTACTTCTTGCGACTGCAATTTGCAGCGGTGTGACGATATTTGTAACAATTATATTTGCAATTTCAGTGTTCATCCGCAGACAAAAAATCAAAATCGCACGACAACGACTTGCTCGTGAGCGCCAAGAGATTGTAAGGCCGAGTGGCGGTGGAAAATCATCCAAGATTTTCTCCAGTAAAGAGATCAAGAAGGCGACAAACAACTTCTCCCCCACCGGTCTTCTAGGTGCCGGAGGTTTTGGTGAAGTGTACAAAGGGGTGTTGGACGACGGCACGCCGGTGGCTGTAAAATGTGCAAAACTCGGGAACACCAAAAGCATCGATCAAGTCCTGAATGAGGTTCGAATCTTATGTCAAGTCAACCATAAGAACCTGGTACACCTTCTCGGTTGTTGTGTAGAACTTAAACAACCATTTTTAGTATACGAATATATTACAAATGGAAGTCTTCATGACCACTTACATGATCGAAATAAACATCCTTTAACATGGAGTCAACGGTTAGCCATTGCTCATGACACTGCAGAAGGGCTTGCATATCTTCATTTTTCTGCATCTCCCCCGATCTACCATCGTGATATAAAATCTAGTAATATTTTGCTAGATGAACGGATGAGAGCAAAGGTTGCCGATTTTGGTTTGTCAAGACTAGCTCAATCGGATATGACACATGTAACGACTTGTGCCCAAGGTACATTGGGATATCTGGACCCAGATTATTATTGGAATTATCAGTTAACTGATAAGAGTGATGTGTATAGTTTTGGAGTATTATTGTTGGAAATATTGACATGTCAAAGAGCAATTGACTTTGGTCGACCGACAGATGATGTAAACTTGGTTGCATATGTTAAAAGAATCGTGAACGAGGAAAGATTGGTGGATGTTATTGACCCGTCTCTCAAGATACATGCGACAACATTGGAGATAGATGCTATGAAAGCGTTAGGGTTTCTTGCAATCAGTTGCTTGGAGGAACGAAGAGAAAACCGACCTTCTATGAAGGAAGCATCCGAAGAGATAGAATATATCATGGGTATTGTAGCGACCACATCGGATCATCATGGTAGGG